The genomic interval GGCGTCAAATGGTCGAATCTGGCCACGCGCGAACTGATCGACATCGTTCCGCCCGAAGAATTGTTCGCCTTTCTCGATCGCCATGCCCGCGACGTCGAGGCGGTGATCCACATGGGCGCCATCTCCTCGACGGTGGAAACGGACGCCGACCGGATTTTCGTCAGCAATTACCGCCTGTCGCTTGGACTGTGGCAGTGGTGCGCCCGCCATCAGGTGCGATTGATCTATGCCTCCTCGGCCGCGACCTACGGCGACGGGGCCCGAGGCTTCGATGACGATGGCGACCCGAAGGCGCTTGCCGCGCTGCGCCCGCTCAATGCCTACGGCTGGAGCAAGAATCTGTTCGACCGCCGCGTCGCGCGGCTGTTGGCGGGCGGCGAGACGTCGCCGCCGCAATGGGCGGGACTCAAGTTCTTCAACGTCTACGGGCCCAACGAGTATCACAAGGGCGACCAGCGTAGCGTCGCGGTGCAGATTTACGAACGCATCAGCCGCGGCGAAGCCGCCCGGTTGTTCAAATCTCACCGGCCCGACTACGGCGACGGCGGGCAGTTGCGCGATTTCATTTGGGTCGGCGA from Rhodospirillales bacterium carries:
- the rfaD gene encoding ADP-glyceromanno-heptose 6-epimerase: MYVVTGGAGFIGSNIVAALDERQPGSVLVCDRLRDGVKWSNLATRELIDIVPPEELFAFLDRHARDVEAVIHMGAISSTVETDADRIFVSNYRLSLGLWQWCARHQVRLIYASSAATYGDGARGFDDDGDPKALAALRPLNAYGWSKNLFDRRVARLLAGGETSPPQWAGLKFFNVYGPNEYHKGDQRSVAVQIYERISRGEAARLFKSHRPDYGDGGQLRDFIWVGDCVDIVLWLLDHPGVSGLFNCGTGKARSFADLAAAVFAAADRKPKIEYVPMPETLRAKYQYFTEARMDRLRAAGYGKPFTTLEEGVRRYVRDYLAQADRHR